GTCGACCTGATCCTGCGGCAGCGTCCGCGCTGGTCGGTGTTCGGGCACGTGCACCAGCCGCTGGCCGCGCGGCGCCGGGTCGGGCACACCGAGTGCCGTAACGTAGGTCACTTCAAGGAGACCGGGCAGCCCTACGTGCTGCGCTGGTGACTGTGCTGTCCGGCTACGCTTCGTCCCATGGCCGAGCAGTCCACGCAGTCCATCGAGGTCGACGCCGAGCCCGCGCGGGTCATGTCGGTGATCTCCGATTTCCCCGCGTACCCGGAGTGGGCCAAGGCGGTCCGCGAGACCGAGGTGCTCGCGACCGACGACTCGGGCCGGGCGAAACAGGTGAAGCTCACCCTCGACGCCGGGCCGATCAAGGACGTGTACACGCTCGAGTACGACTGGGACGACAACGGTCTCGGCGTCAGCTGGCACCTGGTCAAGGGCCAGATGCAGAAGGCGCAGAACGGCCGGTACGCGCTCGAGCCGCTCGGCGGCGGGCGCACCCGCGTCACCTACACGCTGTCGGTCGAGCTGGCGCTGCCGATGATCGGGCTGCTGCGGCGCAAGGCGGAGAAGATGGTCATGGACACCGCGCTCAAGGAGCTCAAGCGCAGGGCCGAGGGCTAGATGCGCATCCTGCTGTTCACCGGCAAGGGGGGTGTCGGGAAGACGACGCTCGCCGCGGCTACCGCTGCCGCGCTCGCCGGCCGCGGCAGGAAGACGCTCGTGGTGTCCACCGACCCGGCGCATTCGCTCGGCGACGCGTTCGGCACCCCGCTCGGCGGCGAACCCTCCGA
The nucleotide sequence above comes from Amycolatopsis sp. AA4. Encoded proteins:
- a CDS encoding SRPBCC family protein, yielding MAEQSTQSIEVDAEPARVMSVISDFPAYPEWAKAVRETEVLATDDSGRAKQVKLTLDAGPIKDVYTLEYDWDDNGLGVSWHLVKGQMQKAQNGRYALEPLGGGRTRVTYTLSVELALPMIGLLRRKAEKMVMDTALKELKRRAEG